In a single window of the Allobranchiibius huperziae genome:
- a CDS encoding DUF2752 domain-containing protein, protein MTQLGAAPAQSSTTYDAASRDATSPWRRVRPLAVGGLLVGVATVALHFRDPHQHGSWGMCPLYALTGIYCPGCGGLRAVNDLTNGNLRAALSSNVFVVLLMPVVVGWWLTALRNRWRGVPGAPFARQHATVLTYVIGAVAVIFMIVRNTPWGSALAP, encoded by the coding sequence ATGACCCAGCTCGGAGCAGCGCCCGCGCAGTCGTCGACGACCTACGACGCCGCATCGCGCGATGCCACGTCGCCATGGCGTCGGGTGCGTCCGCTCGCGGTCGGCGGACTGCTCGTGGGCGTCGCCACCGTGGCACTGCACTTCCGGGATCCGCACCAGCACGGGTCGTGGGGGATGTGCCCGCTCTATGCGCTCACGGGCATCTACTGCCCGGGGTGCGGGGGTCTGCGCGCCGTCAACGACCTCACCAACGGCAACCTGCGGGCCGCGCTCTCCAGCAATGTCTTCGTGGTGCTGCTCATGCCCGTCGTCGTGGGGTGGTGGCTCACCGCGCTGCGCAACCGCTGGCGCGGTGTGCCCGGCGCGCCGTTCGCACGGCAGCACGCCACGGTCCTGACCTACGTGATCGGCGCCGTCGCGGTGATCTTCATGATCGTGCGCAACACGCCCTGGGGCTCGGCACTGGCTCCCTGA
- a CDS encoding RNA-binding protein, which produces MLEEALEHLVKGIVDHDDDVVVQHKDGRRGEMLEVRVHPDDLGRVIGRSGRTASALRTVVGALASGRNIRVDIVDTDQVR; this is translated from the coding sequence TTGCTCGAAGAGGCGCTGGAACACCTGGTCAAGGGCATCGTCGACCACGATGACGACGTCGTGGTCCAGCACAAGGACGGCCGCCGGGGCGAGATGCTCGAGGTGCGCGTGCACCCCGACGATCTCGGCCGGGTGATCGGACGCTCCGGTCGCACCGCGTCCGCGCTGCGCACCGTCGTGGGCGCTCTCGCGAGCGGCCGCAACATCCGCGTGGACATCGTCGACACCGACCAGGTGCGCTGA
- the rpsP gene encoding 30S ribosomal protein S16, with the protein MAVKIRLKRLGKIRTPQYRVVVMDSRTKRDGRAIEEIGKYHPKEDPSLIEIDSERAQYWLGVGAQPTEQVRALLGVTGDWQKFKGEPGAEGTLRVKEAPRDKKAAYEAALAAAQNASDDAGKGSATTTRKKAAAAPADDAPAAEKSDKAEKADAKAADDTAAPSES; encoded by the coding sequence GTGGCCGTCAAGATTCGTTTGAAGCGACTCGGCAAGATTCGCACCCCCCAGTACCGCGTCGTCGTCATGGACTCGCGCACCAAGCGCGATGGCCGGGCGATCGAGGAGATCGGGAAGTACCACCCCAAGGAAGACCCCAGCCTGATCGAGATCGACTCCGAGCGCGCGCAGTACTGGCTCGGAGTCGGCGCGCAGCCCACCGAGCAAGTGCGTGCGCTCCTCGGCGTGACCGGTGACTGGCAGAAGTTCAAGGGCGAGCCGGGTGCCGAGGGCACGCTGCGCGTCAAGGAAGCCCCGCGCGACAAGAAGGCCGCGTACGAGGCCGCCTTGGCCGCCGCCCAGAACGCGTCCGACGACGCGGGCAAGGGCAGCGCGACCACCACCCGTAAGAAGGCCGCCGCGGCTCCCGCCGACGACGCGCCCGCCGCGGAGAAGTCGGACAAGGCGGAGAAGGCTGACGCCAAGGCCGCGGACGACACCGCCGCCCCCTCGGAGAGCTGA
- a CDS encoding CapA family protein, translating into MSASSARSRTPSVTVSGSGDILLHSPLWREAAAYANAAGRTGYDFDPMFAQVKSAISAADIAICHQETPISSTDADLSAPGSTSFNVPREIAGTLKRAGYDGCDAASNHTMDRGVAGIVSTRRQLQAAGLKVAGPTGAPGPLGIPAMYEAKGVKVADLAFTYTLPNSATPTTHVPSDAPWLKAYLWPAIGASAIIADARAAKKAGADIVIVNIHWGKEGVQHPTPAQTTLAGQLLASPYVDAIFGTHAHVVQPCTTIHGKYVFYGLGNFISNQGPTRGGGQTDSNQDGVLAQITFTETASGTWSQRARYQPTHVDDADKHTVRLSTPQSDPASWGRTRQAMNALGSCPAVAAGS; encoded by the coding sequence GTGAGCGCCTCGAGCGCCCGCTCTCGCACGCCGAGCGTCACGGTGAGCGGGAGCGGCGACATCCTGCTGCACTCGCCGCTGTGGCGGGAGGCCGCGGCGTACGCGAATGCCGCGGGTCGCACCGGCTACGACTTCGATCCCATGTTCGCGCAGGTCAAGAGCGCCATCAGCGCCGCGGACATCGCGATCTGCCATCAGGAGACCCCGATCTCCTCCACCGATGCGGATCTGAGCGCCCCGGGTTCGACGTCCTTCAACGTGCCGCGGGAGATCGCCGGCACCTTGAAGCGGGCCGGGTACGACGGGTGTGACGCGGCGTCCAACCACACCATGGACAGGGGAGTGGCGGGTATCGTGTCGACCCGTCGGCAACTGCAGGCGGCGGGGCTGAAGGTCGCGGGGCCGACGGGCGCGCCGGGGCCGCTGGGCATTCCGGCGATGTACGAGGCGAAGGGCGTCAAGGTCGCCGATCTGGCGTTCACCTACACGCTGCCCAACTCCGCGACGCCCACCACGCACGTGCCGTCCGACGCGCCCTGGCTGAAGGCCTATCTGTGGCCGGCCATCGGAGCCTCCGCGATCATCGCCGACGCCCGGGCCGCCAAGAAGGCGGGCGCCGACATCGTGATCGTCAACATCCACTGGGGCAAGGAGGGGGTGCAGCACCCCACGCCGGCCCAGACCACGCTGGCGGGCCAGCTGCTCGCGTCGCCGTACGTGGACGCGATCTTCGGCACCCATGCGCACGTCGTGCAGCCGTGCACCACGATCCACGGCAAGTACGTCTTCTACGGTCTCGGCAATTTCATCTCCAACCAGGGTCCGACCCGCGGCGGGGGCCAGACGGACTCCAACCAGGACGGCGTGCTCGCGCAGATCACCTTCACCGAGACCGCCTCGGGCACCTGGAGCCAGCGGGCGCGCTACCAGCCGACCCATGTCGACGACGCGGACAAGCACACCGTCCGGCTGTCGACGCCGCAGTCGGACCCCGCGTCGTGGGGCCGCACCAGGCAGGCGATGAACGCGCTGGGCTCCTGCCCCGCGGTCGCGGCGGGCTCATGA
- the rplS gene encoding 50S ribosomal protein L19, giving the protein MHKFDAIDAPSLRSDIPDFRAGDNVKVHVKVIEGTRSRVQIFQGVVIGRHGGGIGETFTVRKVSFGVGVERKFPLHTPVIDHIEVASRGDVRRAKLYYLRDLRGKAAKIKEKRDVPSVKPVKA; this is encoded by the coding sequence ATGCATAAGTTCGACGCGATCGACGCCCCCAGCCTCCGCAGCGACATCCCCGACTTCCGCGCCGGTGACAACGTCAAGGTGCACGTGAAGGTCATCGAGGGCACGCGCAGCCGCGTGCAGATCTTCCAGGGTGTCGTCATCGGCCGTCACGGCGGCGGCATCGGCGAGACCTTCACCGTCCGCAAGGTCAGCTTCGGCGTCGGCGTGGAGCGCAAGTTCCCGCTGCACACCCCGGTGATCGACCACATCGAGGTCGCTTCCCGCGGTGACGTGCGCCGCGCGAAGCTGTACTACCTGCGCGACCTGCGCGGCAAGGCCGCCAAGATCAAGGAGAAGCGCGACGTTCCTTCGGTCAAGCCCGTCAAGGCCTGA
- the aceA gene encoding isocitrate lyase — protein MTSTIPDNEINQAPSTAAADRKAEAAAALQQEWDANPRWTGVARDYTAADVVTLQGSVQEEFTLARRGSEQLWEKLHTEDYVNALGALTGNQAVQQVKAGLKAIYLSGWQVAGDANAAGQTYPDQSLYPANSVPQVVRRINNALMRSDQIEYAEGIKTVDEWIVPIVADAEAGFGGPLNAFELMKSMIASGAAGVHWEDQLASEKKCGHLGGKVLIPTQQHVRTLNAARLAADVSNVPSIVIARTDAEAATLLTTDVDERDQPFITGERTAEGFYKVTNGIEPCIARGLAYAEYADLLWMETGTPDLEHAKKFAEGIKSKFPDQMLAYNCSPSFNWKKHLDDETIAKFQRELGAMGFKFQFITLAGFHALNYSMFDLAHGYAREQMKAYVELQEKEFASEARGYTATKHQREVGTGYFDAVSTALNPDSSTTALKDSTENAQFH, from the coding sequence ATGACCTCCACGATTCCCGACAATGAGATCAACCAGGCCCCCAGCACCGCTGCCGCCGACCGCAAGGCCGAGGCTGCAGCCGCCCTGCAGCAGGAGTGGGATGCCAACCCCCGCTGGACCGGCGTCGCTCGCGACTACACGGCCGCCGACGTCGTCACGCTCCAAGGCTCGGTGCAGGAGGAGTTCACCCTGGCCCGCCGTGGCTCGGAGCAGCTGTGGGAGAAGCTGCACACCGAGGACTACGTGAACGCGCTCGGCGCGCTCACGGGCAACCAGGCCGTCCAGCAGGTCAAGGCCGGACTGAAGGCCATCTACCTGTCCGGTTGGCAGGTCGCCGGTGACGCCAACGCGGCCGGCCAGACCTACCCCGACCAGTCGCTCTACCCCGCCAACTCGGTGCCGCAGGTGGTGCGTCGCATCAACAACGCGCTGATGCGCTCGGACCAGATCGAGTACGCCGAGGGCATCAAGACCGTCGACGAGTGGATCGTGCCGATCGTCGCCGACGCCGAGGCCGGTTTCGGTGGCCCGCTGAACGCGTTCGAGCTGATGAAGTCGATGATCGCCTCCGGCGCCGCCGGTGTGCACTGGGAGGACCAGCTGGCCTCGGAGAAGAAGTGCGGCCACCTCGGTGGCAAGGTGCTCATCCCGACCCAGCAGCACGTGCGCACCCTGAACGCCGCGCGCCTGGCCGCCGACGTGAGCAACGTGCCGTCGATCGTCATCGCCCGCACCGACGCGGAGGCCGCGACGCTGCTCACCACCGACGTGGACGAGCGCGACCAGCCGTTCATCACCGGTGAGCGCACCGCGGAGGGCTTCTACAAGGTCACCAACGGCATCGAGCCGTGCATCGCGCGCGGCCTCGCCTACGCTGAGTACGCCGACCTGCTCTGGATGGAGACCGGCACCCCGGATCTGGAGCACGCCAAGAAGTTCGCCGAGGGCATCAAGTCCAAGTTCCCCGACCAGATGCTGGCCTACAACTGCAGCCCGTCGTTCAACTGGAAGAAGCACCTGGACGACGAGACGATCGCCAAGTTCCAGCGTGAACTCGGCGCGATGGGCTTCAAGTTCCAGTTCATCACCCTCGCCGGCTTCCACGCCCTGAACTACTCGATGTTCGACCTCGCCCACGGCTACGCCCGCGAGCAGATGAAGGCGTACGTCGAGCTGCAGGAGAAGGAGTTCGCCTCCGAGGCCCGCGGCTACACCGCGACCAAGCACCAGCGCGAGGTCGGCACCGGCTACTTCGACGCGGTCTCCACCGCGCTGAACCCCGACAGCTCCACCACCGCCCTGAAGGACAGCACGGAGAACGCCCAGTTCCACTGA
- the trmD gene encoding tRNA (guanosine(37)-N1)-methyltransferase TrmD, which yields MRIDVVSIFPDYLAPLDLSLIGKARRDGLLDIRVHDLRVFTHDRHRTVDDTPYGGGAGMVMKPEPWGEALDALATQGDPRPVLIVPGPGGEPLTQRTARELADREWLVFACGRYEGIDERVYEHAADRMDVRVVSLGDYVLNGGEVAALAIIEAVARLLPGVIGNAASLDEESHEDGLLEYPVYTKPAQWQGRAVPDVLLSGDHGAIARWRREQQLHRTARRRPDLLHASAAADPDDLALVPAGPGDVGELLTLTHACWLTTGIENDTLQIPAQHETYESLAASLQITSTYVVRSHGRLVASARGRLDGDAWEIERVMVAPDLRGRGLGQWLLEQIEAQAPAEATAYSLFTGERSLGPLRMYRRAGYRRAGQGPFGRTVRLRKPRA from the coding sequence GTGCGCATCGACGTCGTCTCGATCTTCCCCGACTATCTCGCCCCGCTGGACCTGTCGCTGATCGGCAAGGCGCGGCGCGACGGCCTGCTCGACATCCGGGTGCACGACCTGCGCGTTTTCACCCACGACCGGCACCGCACCGTCGACGACACGCCGTACGGCGGCGGCGCCGGCATGGTGATGAAGCCCGAGCCGTGGGGTGAGGCGTTGGACGCGCTGGCGACACAGGGTGATCCTCGGCCCGTCCTGATCGTGCCGGGGCCGGGTGGCGAGCCCCTCACCCAGCGCACCGCCCGTGAGCTCGCGGACCGGGAGTGGCTGGTCTTCGCGTGTGGTCGCTACGAGGGCATCGACGAGCGGGTCTACGAGCACGCCGCCGACCGGATGGACGTGCGCGTCGTCTCGCTCGGCGACTACGTGCTGAACGGCGGCGAGGTCGCCGCGCTCGCCATCATCGAAGCGGTCGCGCGGCTGCTGCCGGGCGTGATCGGCAACGCCGCGTCGCTCGATGAGGAGTCGCACGAGGACGGATTGCTCGAATACCCCGTCTACACCAAGCCCGCGCAGTGGCAGGGCCGTGCCGTGCCGGACGTCCTGCTCTCCGGCGACCACGGCGCGATCGCACGCTGGCGCCGCGAACAGCAGCTGCATCGCACCGCCCGTCGGCGCCCCGACCTGCTGCACGCCTCCGCTGCGGCGGATCCCGACGACCTGGCACTCGTGCCGGCCGGCCCGGGCGACGTGGGGGAGCTGCTCACCCTGACGCACGCCTGCTGGCTCACGACCGGCATCGAGAACGACACCCTGCAGATCCCCGCCCAGCACGAGACCTACGAGTCGCTGGCCGCCTCGCTGCAGATCACGTCGACCTACGTCGTGCGCTCCCACGGCCGGCTCGTCGCGTCGGCGAGGGGCAGGCTCGACGGTGACGCGTGGGAGATCGAGCGGGTCATGGTGGCGCCCGACCTGCGCGGACGGGGCCTCGGGCAATGGCTGCTGGAGCAGATCGAGGCGCAGGCGCCCGCCGAGGCGACGGCGTACAGCCTCTTCACCGGCGAACGCAGCCTCGGTCCGCTGCGGATGTACCGCAGGGCGGGATACCGGCGCGCCGGCCAGGGTCCGTTCGGGCGGACCGTGCGGCTGCGTAAGCCGCGCGCCTGA
- a CDS encoding DUF4190 domain-containing protein — MSYDQSAPPPPPGDYGQGGGFQQGDLGGGPVQPQRNQKALIGLICSIVGFLCCGVLSIVGIVLGVLARNEIRASGGRQEGEGMATAAIIVGIISLILGVVIAIVRFAH, encoded by the coding sequence ATGAGTTACGACCAGTCAGCGCCACCGCCCCCGCCCGGCGACTACGGCCAGGGCGGCGGTTTCCAGCAGGGCGACCTCGGCGGCGGCCCGGTGCAGCCTCAGCGTAATCAGAAGGCCCTGATCGGCCTGATCTGCAGCATCGTCGGCTTCCTCTGCTGCGGCGTTCTCTCCATCGTAGGCATCGTGCTTGGGGTCCTGGCTCGGAACGAGATCAGGGCCTCCGGCGGCCGCCAGGAGGGCGAGGGGATGGCAACCGCCGCCATCATCGTCGGCATCATCTCCCTGATTCTCGGCGTCGTCATCGCCATCGTGCGATTCGCGCACTGA
- a CDS encoding 2-dehydropantoate 2-reductase, whose translation MRVCVVGAGAIGGTLAAAFARGGAQVSLLARGVTLAALARDGLVLDHDGATERHPLPVSSDPADLGPQDLVVLAVKAPSLPAVATSVAALLGDHTRVLTAMNGLPWWFLDGGFGGPVSGRTLRSVDPEGALTRAFPSERVIGSVVHLGASTPAPGVVRWETGDGLVLGDPAGGADEVTQSVAGVLGSGGLSVTTSQQIQRDVWWKLWGNMTMNPVSLLTTGTMDTILDDDLVMELVDAVMFEAKALGATLGIPMDQDPADRHRITRRLGAFRTSMLQDLDAGRPVELDALLGAVVELGELTGAPLPTARMLFGLARSRARVSGLYPAS comes from the coding sequence ATGAGGGTGTGCGTCGTCGGTGCCGGCGCCATCGGCGGCACCCTCGCTGCGGCGTTCGCCCGCGGCGGCGCGCAGGTCTCCCTGCTCGCGCGTGGCGTCACGCTCGCTGCCCTCGCCCGTGACGGTCTGGTGCTCGATCACGACGGCGCCACCGAACGCCATCCCCTCCCGGTGAGTTCGGACCCGGCCGACCTCGGCCCCCAGGATCTGGTGGTCCTGGCGGTCAAGGCGCCCTCCCTGCCGGCCGTCGCCACCTCGGTCGCCGCCCTGCTCGGCGACCACACCAGGGTGCTGACCGCGATGAACGGACTGCCCTGGTGGTTCCTGGACGGGGGATTCGGCGGCCCGGTCTCCGGCCGCACCCTGCGCAGTGTGGACCCCGAAGGTGCGCTCACCCGCGCGTTCCCGAGCGAGCGCGTCATCGGCTCCGTCGTGCACCTCGGCGCCAGTACGCCGGCGCCGGGGGTGGTGCGGTGGGAGACCGGTGACGGCCTCGTGCTGGGCGATCCTGCGGGCGGCGCCGATGAAGTGACGCAGAGCGTGGCGGGCGTGCTGGGCAGCGGTGGCCTGTCGGTGACGACGTCACAGCAGATCCAACGCGACGTCTGGTGGAAGCTGTGGGGCAACATGACCATGAACCCGGTCAGCCTGCTCACGACCGGCACGATGGACACGATCCTCGACGACGATCTGGTGATGGAGCTGGTCGACGCCGTCATGTTCGAGGCCAAGGCCCTCGGTGCGACGCTCGGGATCCCGATGGACCAGGACCCTGCTGACCGGCACCGGATCACCCGGCGGCTCGGAGCGTTCCGCACCTCGATGCTGCAGGACCTGGACGCCGGACGACCGGTGGAGCTCGATGCGCTGCTCGGCGCCGTCGTCGAGCTGGGGGAGCTGACCGGTGCGCCGCTGCCGACCGCCCGCATGCTCTTCGGGCTGGCGCGCAGCAGAGCGCGCGTGTCGGGGCTCTATCCGGCGTCGTGA
- a CDS encoding helix-turn-helix domain-containing protein yields the protein MTTTGPIPPEVDGVPDAPTGRLTSPHPAPSTSVGGGDVPDPLTVGRRVRHVRQESGRTLGDVAAEIGMSASALSLIENGKREPRLSVLNALAQALGTQLSELLTTAPPSRRAALEIRLERAQRGEGYDALGLPRVKIGPRLPTEALEALVGLHEAMAASSAERAATPEHARRANLGLRERMRAADNYFGEIEDEAAQLLGAINYTGGPVGRVSVDRMAAHLGFSLVHTGDLPGSTRTVTDLQHKRIYLPQPEAGQHDSRSLALQALGHLVLGHDVPVDYAEFLTQRVEINYFAASVLMPQEGAVQLLRQAMDAKDIAIEDLRDAFAVSYETAAHRFTNLATRHLGIPVHFMRIGQDGVIYKAYENDGVIFPSDATGAIEGQRVCRAWTARRVFEQPDLSQAFCAYTDTRSGTYWCTAAIDRTPAGVFSVNVGVRYQDVKWMRGRETTHRATSRCPDPTCCNLPPADLADRWSGNAWPSARAHSHLLAAMPPGVFPGVDDTEVYRFLDRHAPA from the coding sequence ATGACCACCACCGGTCCCATCCCTCCCGAGGTCGACGGCGTCCCCGATGCGCCGACGGGTCGCCTGACCTCACCGCACCCCGCCCCGAGCACCAGCGTCGGCGGCGGTGACGTCCCCGATCCGCTCACGGTGGGCCGGCGTGTGCGCCACGTGCGCCAGGAGAGCGGTCGCACCCTCGGCGACGTCGCCGCGGAGATCGGGATGTCGGCGTCGGCGTTGTCGCTCATCGAGAACGGCAAGCGCGAACCGCGACTGTCCGTGCTCAACGCGCTCGCCCAGGCACTCGGCACCCAGCTGTCGGAGTTGCTGACGACGGCCCCGCCCTCGCGGCGCGCGGCTCTGGAGATCCGCCTCGAACGCGCCCAGCGCGGGGAGGGGTACGACGCGCTCGGTCTGCCCCGGGTCAAGATCGGTCCTCGTCTGCCGACCGAGGCGCTGGAGGCACTGGTCGGCCTGCACGAGGCGATGGCGGCCTCGTCGGCCGAACGCGCGGCGACGCCGGAGCACGCGCGACGCGCCAACCTGGGGTTGCGCGAGCGGATGCGGGCCGCGGACAACTACTTCGGCGAGATCGAGGACGAGGCGGCCCAGCTGCTGGGTGCCATCAACTACACCGGCGGTCCGGTGGGTCGGGTCTCGGTGGACCGGATGGCCGCGCACCTCGGCTTCTCCCTGGTGCACACCGGAGACCTGCCCGGCTCCACGCGCACCGTCACCGACCTGCAGCACAAGCGCATCTACCTGCCGCAACCCGAGGCGGGACAACACGATTCGCGCTCGCTCGCGCTCCAGGCATTGGGACATCTGGTGCTCGGGCACGACGTGCCGGTCGACTACGCCGAGTTCCTCACCCAGCGGGTGGAGATCAACTACTTCGCGGCGTCCGTGCTGATGCCGCAGGAGGGCGCGGTCCAGCTGCTGCGGCAGGCCATGGACGCCAAGGACATCGCGATCGAGGACCTGCGCGACGCGTTCGCCGTCTCGTACGAGACTGCCGCCCACCGCTTCACCAACCTCGCCACCCGTCACCTCGGCATCCCGGTGCACTTCATGCGCATCGGGCAGGACGGCGTCATCTACAAGGCGTACGAGAACGACGGGGTGATCTTCCCCAGCGACGCGACGGGCGCGATCGAGGGCCAGCGGGTCTGTCGCGCGTGGACGGCACGCCGGGTCTTCGAGCAGCCGGATCTGTCGCAGGCGTTCTGCGCGTACACCGACACCCGGTCCGGCACCTACTGGTGCACCGCAGCGATCGACCGGACGCCGGCGGGGGTGTTCTCGGTCAACGTCGGGGTGCGCTACCAGGACGTGAAGTGGATGCGCGGCCGCGAGACCACCCACCGGGCGACGTCCCGCTGCCCGGACCCGACCTGCTGCAACCTGCCGCCCGCCGACCTGGCCGACCGGTGGAGCGGCAATGCATGGCCGAGCGCCCGGGCGCACTCCCACCTGCTGGCGGCCATGCCGCCGGGTGTGTTCCCCGGAGTGGATGACACCGAGGTCTACCGCTTCCTCGACCGACACGCTCCGGCGTGA
- a CDS encoding MFS transporter codes for MHSVRRPALGSSSALAGVLVAFVANGFGYGAVGALTPALREQLHTDALSIGVLLMVLGLAAIVGINLGGRLSDAHGALRPMQAGTLAMALGLLLLPWAGSVWTACVAGVLLGVGNGALDVSMNALAVQVEQHRERPVMSRLHAFFSVGTLAVSLLVLLLGRAHLSGGHLVLAAMTVVGITLLVSLVFQERLSAQSQIVGHADAHGARSAIPRAAWLLGLMAICFAVAEGTAMDWSAYDVKSIASVSDSTAALGVVAVSATMVTIRLCGDAAVHLIGRRAVVRFGAAVAAAGYLIAVIASPLWLLLLGWAVVGLGMGLVAPQVYGSAGNLAGGRGLSVVVSMGYAAGLLGPGVIGSLVHAFGIADALIVPLVLAAALSALSVVMPDVRRDAEPEPAPVASGT; via the coding sequence ATGCACTCCGTACGCCGCCCGGCTCTCGGGAGCTCCTCCGCTCTGGCAGGAGTGCTCGTGGCCTTCGTCGCCAACGGATTCGGGTACGGCGCCGTCGGCGCGCTGACCCCGGCGCTGCGCGAGCAGCTGCACACCGACGCGCTCAGCATCGGCGTGCTGCTGATGGTGCTGGGGCTCGCCGCGATCGTCGGTATCAACCTGGGCGGGCGTCTGTCCGACGCGCACGGCGCGCTGCGCCCGATGCAGGCCGGCACCCTGGCGATGGCCCTCGGCCTGCTGCTGCTCCCGTGGGCGGGATCGGTGTGGACCGCCTGCGTGGCCGGGGTCCTGCTCGGCGTGGGCAACGGAGCGCTCGACGTGTCGATGAACGCGCTCGCGGTGCAGGTCGAGCAGCACCGCGAGCGTCCCGTCATGAGCCGGTTGCACGCCTTCTTCTCCGTCGGCACGCTCGCGGTGTCACTGCTCGTACTGCTGCTCGGTCGCGCGCACTTGTCGGGTGGCCACCTGGTGCTGGCCGCGATGACGGTCGTGGGCATCACGTTGCTGGTCAGCCTGGTCTTCCAGGAGCGACTCTCCGCGCAGTCCCAGATCGTCGGACACGCCGACGCGCACGGTGCGCGCTCCGCCATCCCGCGCGCCGCCTGGCTGCTTGGCCTCATGGCGATCTGCTTCGCGGTCGCTGAGGGCACGGCCATGGACTGGTCGGCGTACGACGTGAAATCGATTGCCAGCGTGTCTGATTCAACCGCAGCACTCGGCGTGGTCGCGGTCTCGGCGACCATGGTCACCATCCGGCTGTGCGGTGACGCGGCCGTGCACCTGATCGGACGACGTGCCGTCGTGCGGTTCGGCGCCGCCGTCGCCGCGGCGGGATACCTGATCGCCGTCATCGCGTCGCCGCTGTGGCTGCTGCTGCTCGGGTGGGCCGTGGTCGGCCTGGGCATGGGTCTGGTCGCCCCGCAGGTCTACGGATCCGCGGGCAACCTGGCGGGCGGTCGCGGGCTGTCCGTCGTGGTGTCGATGGGATACGCCGCGGGGCTGCTCGGCCCCGGGGTCATCGGCAGCCTGGTGCACGCGTTCGGCATCGCCGACGCGTTGATCGTCCCGCTCGTGCTCGCGGCCGCGCTGTCCGCGCTGAGTGTCGTGATGCCCGACGTGCGCCGAGATGCCGAGCCCGAACCGGCTCCGGTGGCGAGCGGCACCTGA
- the rimM gene encoding ribosome maturation factor RimM (Essential for efficient processing of 16S rRNA) translates to MDEVMVARIGRANGLKGEVTVQLHTDRPQERFTPGARFRTEPSIGELTVRSARVQGTTWVLGFEQVRDRTGAEGLRDTRLMAAPDEDEDDGWYEDDLVDLIVYDVDGTLVGAVVALLQRPAQDLLQIALEGGGIAYVPFVEQIVPVVDIEAGRIEIDPPPGLLDLGRD, encoded by the coding sequence ATGGACGAGGTGATGGTGGCCCGCATCGGCCGCGCGAACGGGCTGAAGGGCGAGGTGACGGTCCAGCTGCACACCGACCGGCCGCAGGAGCGGTTCACCCCCGGTGCACGCTTTCGCACCGAGCCGTCGATCGGGGAGCTGACGGTGCGCTCGGCGCGCGTGCAGGGCACGACGTGGGTCCTCGGTTTCGAGCAGGTGCGTGATCGCACGGGCGCCGAAGGACTGCGTGACACCCGGCTCATGGCCGCGCCGGACGAGGACGAGGACGACGGCTGGTACGAGGACGATCTGGTCGACCTGATCGTCTACGACGTCGACGGCACTCTCGTGGGGGCGGTCGTCGCGCTGCTGCAGCGCCCGGCACAGGACCTGCTGCAGATCGCGTTGGAGGGCGGCGGCATTGCGTACGTGCCGTTCGTCGAGCAGATCGTGCCCGTCGTCGACATCGAGGCCGGTCGGATCGAGATCGACCCGCCGCCCGGCCTGCTCGACCTCGGGCGGGACTGA